The following coding sequences lie in one Pontibacter sp. G13 genomic window:
- a CDS encoding CocE/NonD family hydrolase, translating into MMSLLRAAMIDFNRSNRRIIPLFLCLMAMGQWGLLGQAPMRLSAPFQYEGYSKPEYKDYQKHTQYVKMSDGTDLAVDIYLPDKGPERESFPVVFVYTPYNRSYLVPKMGVLRRVGSWIAGFGWGPTFEPPAFSRSFGNLLEHGYAFVVADMRGTGASFGSQMPLMPTLGRDGKEIIDWIDQQAWCDGHVGMVGPSYLGWSQFATAGHKPEALKCIMPEVVPFDTYAGGTRPGGIPATRWLEGYSDRLEGFNQNYFNFKARFLPAVPVVDEDGDGKIQDEYPLMSRYGLMRGFAPEYKDEESRGGNLYYRATREHLDNVRVREFLKEGISYWDSEAPVPYSQYSFRHTSASYFLDEIRETGLPVYHVGGWFDGFTRGTTKLFTTLSETNPVHMNIGPRIHFQKVPKPFAKYLDYSDNYEEQLAIEHLRFLDHYLKGVDNGIDTELPVNIYVMHKGWKQAQSWPLTEAVPTTLYFGNSANLSEQMPDVSKDTYEVDFEASSSYGRKGFNRWLMYESGPDEFMFRTEADERCMTYETPAFEQDMEVTGHPIVRVWVSSDQADGDLFVYLSDVDERGESAYVTEGQLRLNWAMLRDDDDQVDRTFDVLPDLPWHGFKQEQELAHPLADGRIIEVVLDLQPIAWNFRKGHKLRISIAGADEGNFELNPDLCPGGRPEDCLETRLFIHKGGSFPSSIELPVIPGTPRTAER; encoded by the coding sequence TACAAAGATTATCAAAAGCATACCCAATACGTCAAGATGAGTGATGGCACTGATCTGGCGGTTGACATATACCTCCCTGACAAGGGGCCCGAGCGGGAATCGTTTCCGGTGGTATTCGTTTACACCCCCTATAACCGCTCCTATCTTGTGCCCAAGATGGGCGTTTTGAGGAGAGTCGGGTCTTGGATTGCGGGGTTTGGCTGGGGACCTACCTTCGAACCACCCGCATTTTCCCGATCCTTTGGAAATCTCTTGGAGCATGGTTATGCATTCGTGGTGGCGGATATGCGCGGGACAGGAGCTTCTTTTGGGAGCCAAATGCCCCTGATGCCCACGCTTGGGAGAGACGGAAAAGAGATTATCGATTGGATCGATCAACAAGCATGGTGTGATGGCCACGTGGGAATGGTCGGGCCTTCCTACCTTGGCTGGAGCCAATTTGCCACAGCCGGGCACAAACCGGAAGCGCTCAAATGCATCATGCCGGAGGTTGTTCCTTTCGATACCTATGCAGGCGGAACTCGTCCCGGCGGAATTCCGGCTACGAGATGGTTGGAAGGCTATAGCGACCGATTGGAGGGCTTTAATCAAAATTACTTCAACTTCAAGGCGAGATTTCTTCCAGCAGTTCCGGTGGTCGATGAAGATGGGGACGGAAAGATTCAGGACGAATACCCCCTGATGAGTCGGTATGGCTTGATGCGGGGATTTGCGCCAGAATACAAGGATGAGGAAAGTCGTGGAGGAAATCTGTATTACAGAGCTACACGGGAACATCTTGACAATGTGCGTGTCCGAGAATTTCTCAAAGAAGGAATCTCCTACTGGGATAGCGAGGCGCCTGTTCCCTACAGCCAGTATTCTTTCCGTCATACAAGCGCGTCTTATTTCCTTGATGAAATTCGGGAAACCGGTCTTCCGGTCTACCATGTCGGAGGATGGTTTGATGGCTTTACCAGAGGCACCACCAAACTCTTCACCACACTCAGCGAAACCAATCCCGTTCATATGAATATTGGGCCGAGAATCCATTTTCAAAAAGTGCCCAAGCCTTTCGCCAAATACCTCGACTATTCAGACAATTACGAGGAACAGTTGGCCATTGAGCATTTGAGGTTCCTGGATCATTACCTCAAAGGGGTAGACAATGGAATTGACACCGAGTTGCCAGTCAACATCTACGTCATGCACAAAGGGTGGAAGCAGGCTCAGTCATGGCCCTTGACAGAGGCCGTGCCTACCACGCTGTACTTCGGCAACAGTGCCAATCTCTCAGAGCAGATGCCTGATGTGTCCAAGGATACCTATGAGGTAGACTTTGAGGCGAGTTCCAGCTACGGTCGCAAAGGCTTCAATCGTTGGTTGATGTATGAATCGGGTCCAGACGAATTCATGTTCCGAACGGAAGCCGACGAGCGATGCATGACGTATGAAACGCCTGCTTTTGAGCAAGATATGGAGGTCACTGGGCATCCGATTGTCCGTGTTTGGGTAAGTTCAGACCAAGCCGACGGGGATCTGTTTGTATATTTATCTGATGTGGATGAACGTGGAGAGTCAGCGTATGTGACTGAAGGTCAGCTTCGACTCAATTGGGCCATGCTTCGCGATGATGACGACCAAGTGGATCGGACCTTCGATGTGCTGCCGGATTTGCCTTGGCATGGATTCAAGCAAGAGCAAGAGCTCGCTCACCCGCTTGCAGATGGTCGAATCATCGAGGTGGTACTGGATCTTCAGCCCATCGCCTGGAATTTCCGGAAAGGACACAAGCTCCGAATCTCGATTGCCGGAGCTGATGAAGGCAACTTCGAATTAAATCCCGATCTGTGTCCCGGAGGCCGTCCTGAGGATTGCCTGGAGACGCGACTATTCATCCACAAGGGAGGAAGTTTTCCCTCCAGTATTGAACTACCGGTGATTCCGGGTACGCCTAGGACTGCCGAACGATAA